TACAAAGTATTAGTTCCTTATTTTTTCTATTGCTTAGATCCAGAAATTGTCAAAGATTCCAATATTCCTAACGATATCCGCAAAGTTATCGCTTATGCTATTTCTGGTGAAGAAAATGAAGCTGTGCAAATTATCGATAATAAAAATCTTGATAAAAACATTTTTAAAATTGACTGTTTTGAAAAAATATATGTTTATGATGATTTAACTCAAAGTGAAATAGCTTCTATAAAAGATCTTGCAAAATATTTACAATTACCGGTGGTGATGGTTCATGTTGGAAGAAAAAAAGTTAAGTAATGAAGAAAAAGAAAATCTTCAAAAATCTGCTGAATTACTTTCACAGGTAGTCATAAAGAATGATTCTAATCCTCTTGGAGTAAAAATAATCAAAGATTCCTGCTATCAGCAGCTTCTTTTCGCTCATAAAACTGACCCTGAATTTTCTGATTGTATATTAAAACCAAAAACAGAATTCTATATAAAGCAAGTTCGTTTGATTCTTATTAAATTTCAATTGACATTAAAAGAGAGAGATTCTTTTTCTGTCAACGGAATAAAATTAAGCGATGCTCGCTCTCTTATCGCTAATGCTATATTAAATCTTCATAAAGAACTTAATTTACCTTATGCTAAAGGAGATCCACGTATTTCTTTAATACCAGATCTTTTAAATAAAACAATATCCCAAGGAATAGGTATTATAAGGATGTTGAATCTCGGCCTTTATTCCGAAGCTTTTTGCTCTTGGCGTACTTTTCATGAGTCTATTTGCATTATAAAACTTCTAATTCAAGGCGGAGAGAAAACAAGACAAGCTTATTTAAAACATATTGTCTATTCCAACGCCTTTAGAGGCGGAGTTGAAAATGATGATGAACGAAACCATATTTTCGATGTCATGAAAAAAGAGATGAAAGAAAATGATCTCAAGAGTAAAGACATGAAAAAATATATCGAATATGGTTGGTTATATTCTTTAAACACTTTTGATAAAACTAATCCAGATTATAAATTAAATTTCCGCGATGGCATTCAAAGATGTGCTGATTTAAGATATTATTCCGAATGGTATGAAGCAGCGAGTGAATTATCTCATAGTTCTGCAATATTTTTCTATTCGCAAAGCCAATATTTTACTGATTTAACAATTCATGGATTCTACGATATGCTCAATGTTTTAGATGAAATAATTAATTCTTATTATTCAAAAAATATTGCTGCATTCTCTGAAAATTCTAAAAATAATTTCAACTTGATAGAAGAAGAATTTCACTCTATGGTAAAACTATTGACCAAATATTTCAACGATACCTATTTTGAAGGAGAAGATCCTAATGTCAACGACTAAAAAATGTACTTTAACTTGTACAAAACTAGATGATTTTGGAAAAGGCATTTGCTATATGGATGGTAAAACTGTCTTTGTCGACAATCTTTTACCAGGAGAAAGTGCCGATGTTGAAACCATTTTTGAATATGGAAAATTAAATAGGATCAGAGTTCTAAAAAGATTAAATAATAGCCCCTATAGAGTAAAGCCACTTTGCAAATACTATCAAAATTGTGGAGGATGTTCTCTTCAACATCTTTCCTATGAAGAGCAATTAAAATATAAACAACAAAAAGTTAAAGACCTAATAAAAAAATTTGCCAAAATTGAAGTAAATGTTGAACCGACTATCGGATTAAAAGAACCACTTCATTTTCGCAATAAAGTACAAGTCCCTCTAGCTTTAAATAATAAAACAAAAAAAATAATCTCTGGATTCTATCAAGAAAACACACATAAAATCATTCCAAATGATGAATGTCTTATCGAAAGTACTATATCAACTGAAATAAGAAATTTAGTTTTAAAAACATTGAATGATTTTAAGATTCAACCCTATGATAGAAAAACAAATAAAGGAACTGTCCGTCATGTACTTATAAAAGTATCTGAATATTATAATTCTGTAATGCTTTGCTTTGTTACTGCTACAGATGACCTTTATGGTGCTCAAAATATAATTAAAACATTATTGAAAAAAGAACCACGAATTAAAACAGTTGTTCAAAATATCAACAAAAGAGACACCAATGTTATTCTAGGAGAAAAAACACGAGTTCTTTATGGAACAGGGCAGATAAAAGATCGTCTCTGCGGATTAGATTTTTTAATTTCCGCAAAATCTTTCTACCAAACAAATTCTAAATTAACAGAAACTTTATATAATACAGCGATAAACGCCCTTCAACTTACCAAAGAAGGTACAGTTTTAGATGCCTATTGTGGAACAGGTACAATTGGACTAGCAATTTCTAAATATGTTAAAGAAGTTGTCGGAGTTGAAATCGAGCATTCTTCAATTCTCGATGCTGAAAAAAATAAGAAGATAAACAATATTGAAAATATCAGTTTCATCGAAGATGATTGTACAGAATATTTAATGAATAACTGCGAAGAAGGAAAATATTCCGCTGTAGTTATGGATCCACCAAGAGCTGGATCAACTAAAGAATTTATAGCAGCTTTAGAAAAAATATCTCCAAGACAAATTGTCTATATATCCTGTGACCCTGTAACACTAGCTAGAGATTTAGGGTATTTCACAAATTATGAAATTAAACGTGTTATCCCTGTAGACATGTTTCCTCATACTTTCCATGTTGAGACTGTGGTGTTGCTAAGTCGTAAAAATGGCTGAAAAAGACCAAAAATCGATAAAAATTGACGGATTTCCTACTTCTCGAAAAAGCGGGAAATCCTCTTTTTTGTTGCGAAAATGCCCTAATTGGCGGTAAAGCGGTAAAAAACAGGGCTTTACTCGTATAGGGAAATAGGTCGACATCAAAAATGAACACCCAACCTACCTAGTATCGATACGGGAATAGGTGACCGGTATGTTTACACGATGGAAGGAATAGGTGAAAAAGCCCGTAATCATCAGCATTTTCAAAAATTCGTGATTTTCTTATTTTTCGCGTTTTCAGGATACAGTGCAACTACACATTCAACCTGGAAAACCGATTTTTGGCCTAAAAAGAGGCAAA
This window of the Firmicutes bacterium CAG:345 genome carries:
- a CDS encoding unknown (no significant homology to UniProt) is translated as MLEEKKLSNEEKENLQKSAELLSQVVIKNDSNPLGVKIIKDSCYQQLLFAHKTDPEFSDCILKPKTEFYIKQVRLILIKFQLTLKERDSFSVNGIKLSDARSLIANAILNLHKELNLPYAKGDPRISLIPDLLNKTISQGIGIIRMLNLGLYSEAFCSWRTFHESICIIKLLIQGGEKTRQAYLKHIVYSNAFRGGVENDDERNHIFDVMKKEMKENDLKSKDMKKYIEYGWLYSLNTFDKTNPDYKLNFRDGIQRCADLRYYSEWYEAASELSHSSAIFFYSQSQYFTDLTIHGFYDMLNVLDEIINSYYSKNIAAFSENSKNNFNLIEEEFHSMVKLLTKYFNDTYFEGEDPNVND
- a CDS encoding putative uncharacterized protein (product inferred by homology to UniProt) — translated: MSTTKKCTLTCTKLDDFGKGICYMDGKTVFVDNLLPGESADVETIFEYGKLNRIRVLKRLNNSPYRVKPLCKYYQNCGGCSLQHLSYEEQLKYKQQKVKDLIKKFAKIEVNVEPTIGLKEPLHFRNKVQVPLALNNKTKKIISGFYQENTHKIIPNDECLIESTISTEIRNLVLKTLNDFKIQPYDRKTNKGTVRHVLIKVSEYYNSVMLCFVTATDDLYGAQNIIKTLLKKEPRIKTVVQNINKRDTNVILGEKTRVLYGTGQIKDRLCGLDFLISAKSFYQTNSKLTETLYNTAINALQLTKEGTVLDAYCGTGTIGLAISKYVKEVVGVEIEHSSILDAEKNKKINNIENISFIEDDCTEYLMNNCEEGKYSAVVMDPPRAGSTKEFIAALEKISPRQIVYISCDPVTLARDLGYFTNYEIKRVIPVDMFPHTFHVETVVLLSRKNG